A genomic region of Noviherbaspirillum sp. L7-7A contains the following coding sequences:
- a CDS encoding EAL domain-containing protein: MHDTAILDAQALAKSYAEQLSRSVEQIDQITLNLAYHWRRSGGAMRLEDQAGQGLFPDHPDLSIAIYDRTGKLLTSLLEAQGRVTIADRKYFQAHRDGQISGLHIESVERSRMTGKPTVIFSRALKDDAGRFDGLLYVAVPPAFLASFYDKAAQGANDAMAVVSSQGDLIAVKTGSNLAGPGTLARRPAVFAAAQGSRLVDGKEFIDQRARIVAWDRLARYPLVSVVALSQEDIYLPFRAQKRNYIGMATSASLLLLVAAALGSVLSGRLVWRKHQAAAIADTYRLAIEGAREGFFMARALYGRKRNITDFVLENCNEQGARMLGFRRSDLLDVRFSQIYRGRQLAKVMSIFVNAMQAGFREDEFRQVQKGRINWMHRRLVRSGDGVAITLRDISEAKAHEQALEVLGNTDALTSLNNRHWLTGYLPAALSDARRHEARLAVLYLDLDDFKDVNNTMGHDAGDDVLCQAGQRIQSVLRPGDHVVRLGGDEFTVLLSQVDARDDAVRVAARILDVLEAPFQVRGGFAPKVRASVGISIYPEDGGSAEALLKHADTAMYAAKNEGKARYAFYTPALTEEIVRRVSNESALRRAIEERQFVLHYQPRVNAASGELLSMEALVRWAHPERGLVPPLEFIPLAEQTGLIVDIGRLVIEQACAQIAAWQARRLRVVPVSVNVSPAQFAQSSLKEIIAAAIKCHGIAPSLLEIEITESCMMQDSDRVAEDIAAVKALGVRISVDDFGTGYSSLSQLQRLDLDVLKVDRAFTKALDGGKQGEAFFMTIVSMAHILDMQVVAEGVETLEQLRILQTLGCNEVQGYFISRPVPAVQAEAFLTQRYFALQAQPSLQPA, encoded by the coding sequence GTGCATGACACCGCCATTCTCGATGCCCAGGCGCTGGCCAAGTCCTATGCAGAGCAACTGTCGCGCTCGGTCGAGCAGATTGACCAGATCACGCTCAATCTGGCGTATCACTGGCGGCGCAGCGGCGGCGCGATGCGGCTGGAAGACCAGGCCGGGCAGGGGCTTTTCCCCGATCATCCCGATCTGTCGATCGCCATTTATGATCGGACCGGCAAGCTGCTCACCAGTCTTCTGGAGGCGCAGGGCCGCGTCACGATCGCGGACCGGAAGTATTTCCAGGCTCACCGCGACGGCCAGATAAGCGGCCTGCACATTGAAAGCGTCGAACGCAGCCGCATGACCGGCAAGCCCACCGTGATCTTCAGCCGCGCGTTGAAGGATGACGCAGGACGCTTCGACGGCCTGCTGTATGTCGCCGTGCCGCCGGCGTTTCTGGCCTCGTTCTATGACAAGGCAGCGCAGGGCGCCAATGATGCCATGGCTGTCGTCTCCAGCCAGGGTGATCTCATTGCCGTCAAGACCGGCAGCAATCTGGCCGGCCCCGGCACGCTGGCGCGGCGTCCGGCGGTTTTTGCCGCCGCACAGGGTAGCCGTCTTGTGGACGGCAAGGAATTCATCGACCAGCGCGCGCGCATCGTGGCCTGGGACCGCCTGGCGCGTTATCCGCTGGTGTCGGTGGTGGCGCTGTCGCAGGAGGACATCTATCTGCCGTTCCGGGCGCAGAAGCGCAATTACATCGGCATGGCCACCAGCGCCAGCCTGCTGCTGCTGGTCGCGGCAGCGCTGGGCAGCGTGCTGTCCGGCCGCCTGGTCTGGCGCAAGCATCAGGCGGCTGCCATCGCCGACACCTACCGGCTGGCGATCGAGGGCGCGCGCGAAGGCTTCTTCATGGCTCGCGCGCTGTATGGCAGGAAGCGCAACATCACCGACTTCGTGCTGGAGAACTGCAATGAGCAGGGTGCGCGGATGCTGGGCTTTCGCAGAAGCGATCTGCTGGATGTGCGTTTCTCGCAGATCTATCGGGGCAGGCAGCTGGCCAAGGTGATGTCCATCTTCGTTAACGCCATGCAGGCCGGTTTTCGCGAGGACGAGTTCAGGCAGGTCCAAAAGGGCCGCATCAACTGGATGCACCGGCGGCTGGTGCGCTCTGGCGACGGCGTGGCCATCACGCTGCGCGACATCAGCGAGGCCAAGGCCCATGAGCAGGCGCTGGAAGTGCTGGGCAACACCGATGCCCTGACGTCGCTGAACAACCGCCACTGGCTGACCGGCTACCTGCCGGCGGCGCTGTCCGATGCGCGCCGCCACGAGGCCAGGCTGGCAGTGCTGTATCTCGATCTGGATGACTTCAAGGACGTCAACAACACCATGGGGCACGATGCCGGCGACGATGTGCTATGCCAGGCAGGGCAGCGGATCCAGTCGGTGCTGAGGCCGGGCGACCATGTGGTGCGCCTGGGCGGCGATGAATTCACGGTGCTGTTGTCCCAGGTCGATGCCAGGGACGATGCGGTCCGTGTCGCGGCCCGCATACTGGACGTGCTGGAGGCGCCGTTCCAGGTGCGGGGCGGGTTCGCGCCGAAGGTGCGGGCATCGGTGGGCATCAGCATCTATCCGGAAGACGGCGGCAGCGCGGAAGCCCTCCTGAAGCACGCTGACACCGCCATGTATGCCGCCAAGAATGAGGGCAAGGCCCGCTATGCCTTCTATACGCCGGCGCTGACCGAGGAGATCGTGCGCCGGGTCAGCAATGAATCGGCGTTGCGGCGCGCCATCGAAGAGCGGCAGTTCGTGCTGCACTACCAGCCGCGCGTCAATGCCGCCAGCGGGGAATTGCTGAGCATGGAAGCACTGGTGCGCTGGGCGCATCCGGAGCGCGGCCTTGTGCCGCCGCTGGAATTCATTCCGCTGGCCGAGCAGACCGGACTCATCGTCGACATTGGCAGGCTGGTCATCGAGCAGGCCTGTGCCCAGATTGCGGCCTGGCAGGCGCGGCGGCTGCGGGTGGTGCCGGTGTCGGTGAATGTCTCGCCGGCGCAATTTGCCCAGTCCAGCCTGAAGGAGATCATTGCGGCAGCGATCAAATGCCATGGCATCGCGCCGTCGCTGCTGGAGATCGAGATCACCGAGTCCTGCATGATGCAGGATAGCGACCGGGTCGCTGAGGACATTGCCGCGGTCAAGGCGCTGGGCGTGCGGATCTCGGTGGACGACTTCGGCACCGGTTATTCCTCGCTCTCCCAACTGCAGCGGCTCGATCTGGATGTATTGAAGGTGGACCGCGCCTTCACCAAGGCGCTGGATGGCGGCAAGCAGGGCGAGGCATTCTTCATGACCATCGTGTCGATGGCCCATATCCTGGACATGCAGGTCGTGGCGGAAGGGGTGGAAACCCTGGAGCAGCTGAGGATATTGCAAACCCTGGGCTGTAACGAGGTACAGGGCTATTTCATTTCACGCCCGGTACCTGCGGTGCAGGCCGAGGCATTCCTGACGCAGCGTTATTTCGCGTTGCAGGCGCAGCCTTCGCTGCAGCCGGCCTGA
- a CDS encoding sensor domain-containing diguanylate cyclase: MKTALRRVRLSTEIGQAWFRLASAILALGGFALARLWQVGPGLNEITILTGCYAAFSAIWVQVVTRGLLPGKVRRIASILLDQLTFAAGIVVGNAYCAPLIWMPVSIALGNGLRFGRRYTRLSVYIGAASTALAVMLSPYWLGQPGLALGLVLSILIVPLYASALNARMARAKRTLERRAARFELASMTDSVTGALNRHGFMNVLNERAGAMRSTRGSGALMLLDLDGFKAVNDACGHAAGDMVLVDTVSRLSRCFRASDRVARIGGDEFAVLLVDIKDQAQVEQLAALALSAIADIRIEQDPSLCLSASIGICMLPHPQAQSLEAMLHLADSLMYEAKKSGKNRFRISGPGYERAVVAA; the protein is encoded by the coding sequence ATGAAGACGGCTTTGCGGCGCGTGCGCCTGTCCACGGAAATTGGGCAGGCCTGGTTTCGACTGGCGTCCGCGATCCTGGCGCTTGGCGGTTTTGCGCTCGCCCGCCTGTGGCAGGTCGGCCCGGGCCTGAACGAAATCACGATCCTGACCGGCTGCTATGCTGCCTTCTCGGCAATCTGGGTGCAGGTTGTTACCCGCGGGCTGTTGCCCGGGAAGGTCAGGCGCATAGCCAGCATCCTGCTCGACCAATTGACCTTTGCCGCCGGCATTGTCGTCGGCAACGCCTACTGCGCGCCGCTGATCTGGATGCCCGTCAGCATTGCGCTGGGCAATGGCCTGCGCTTCGGTCGCCGCTATACCCGCTTGTCGGTCTATATCGGCGCCGCCTCCACCGCGCTGGCGGTCATGCTTTCCCCTTACTGGCTGGGGCAGCCCGGCCTGGCGCTGGGCCTGGTGCTGTCGATCCTGATCGTGCCGCTGTATGCCTCGGCGCTGAATGCACGCATGGCCAGGGCCAAGCGGACGCTGGAGCGGCGGGCAGCACGTTTCGAACTCGCTTCCATGACGGATTCGGTCACCGGCGCCCTGAACCGGCATGGTTTCATGAACGTGCTCAACGAGCGCGCCGGGGCAATGCGTTCGACGCGCGGCTCGGGGGCGCTGATGCTGCTGGACCTGGACGGTTTCAAGGCCGTCAACGACGCCTGCGGCCATGCCGCCGGCGACATGGTGCTGGTCGATACAGTCAGCCGCCTGAGCCGCTGCTTTCGCGCCAGCGACAGGGTGGCGCGCATAGGCGGCGATGAATTCGCAGTGTTGCTGGTGGATATCAAGGACCAGGCGCAGGTGGAACAACTGGCCGCGCTGGCATTGTCTGCCATTGCCGACATCCGCATCGAACAGGACCCCAGCCTGTGCCTGAGCGCCAGCATCGGCATCTGCATGCTGCCGCATCCGCAGGCGCAGAGCCTGGAAGCCATGCTGCATCTGGCCGACAGCCTCATGTACGAGGCCAAGAAAAGCGGCAAGAACCGCTTCCGTATTTCCGGCCCCGGCTATGAGCGGGCCGTGGTCGCGGCCTGA
- a CDS encoding 3'-5' exonuclease family protein: MSKSAPPRLAFVDLETTGGTATTDRITEVGIIEVDEDGQVRQWSSLVNPEMPIPAFIQSLTGISNEMVAQAPTFAELADDIQARLADRIFIAHNARFDHGFLKNEFRRTGHEFRPPVLCTVRLSRKLFPGFARHNLDSIVERHRLEVTQRHRALGDAQLIWQFWQKLPESHAPEVIEEAVSRLLTRPTLPSRLDALQMDSVPSSHGVYLFYGENDLPLYIGKANNLRRRILSHFSTDHALPKELAISQQVERIDWLHASGELGALLREAALVKKLKPAHNVKLRANEEICSWRLIERNGSLRLALANINDLFFGHDPALYGLYTSKRKATDAMKAIADAHKLCHVTLGLEKPRGGKACFASQVKKCMGVCAGREPVEEHNARVLEALAGMRLQPWPYAGPIGILEGDNLHVVDGWAYLGTVHIHDDPRILTRRGQQPFDRDVYQLLNKKLGGLGDRVRLLVP; this comes from the coding sequence TTGTCCAAGTCCGCTCCCCCCCGCCTTGCATTTGTCGATCTGGAAACCACCGGCGGCACCGCTACCACCGACCGCATCACCGAAGTCGGCATCATCGAAGTCGATGAAGACGGGCAGGTGCGCCAGTGGAGCAGTCTGGTCAATCCGGAAATGCCGATTCCGGCCTTCATCCAGTCGCTGACCGGCATCAGCAACGAGATGGTGGCGCAAGCGCCCACCTTCGCCGAGCTGGCTGACGACATACAGGCCCGGCTGGCCGACCGCATCTTCATTGCCCACAACGCCCGGTTCGACCACGGATTCCTGAAGAATGAATTCCGCCGCACCGGCCATGAATTCCGGCCGCCGGTACTGTGCACGGTGCGCCTGTCGCGCAAGCTGTTTCCGGGATTTGCCCGCCACAACCTCGATTCCATCGTCGAACGCCACCGGCTGGAAGTCACGCAGCGCCACCGCGCCCTGGGCGACGCCCAGCTGATCTGGCAATTCTGGCAAAAGCTGCCGGAAAGCCATGCGCCGGAGGTGATCGAGGAAGCGGTGTCGCGGCTCCTGACGCGGCCGACGCTGCCGTCGCGGCTGGACGCGCTGCAGATGGACAGCGTGCCTTCGAGCCACGGCGTCTACCTGTTCTATGGCGAGAATGATTTGCCGCTGTATATCGGCAAGGCCAACAATCTGCGGCGCCGCATCCTGTCCCATTTCAGCACCGACCATGCGCTGCCCAAGGAACTGGCGATCAGCCAGCAGGTCGAGCGCATCGACTGGCTGCATGCCAGCGGCGAACTGGGCGCGCTGCTGCGCGAGGCAGCCCTGGTCAAGAAGCTCAAGCCGGCCCATAACGTGAAGCTGCGCGCCAACGAGGAGATCTGCTCCTGGCGGCTCATCGAGCGCAACGGCAGCCTGCGGCTGGCGCTGGCAAACATCAATGATCTGTTCTTCGGCCATGACCCGGCGCTGTATGGCCTCTACACCAGCAAACGCAAGGCTACCGATGCGATGAAAGCCATCGCCGACGCGCACAAGCTGTGCCATGTCACCCTGGGGCTGGAAAAGCCGCGCGGCGGCAAGGCCTGCTTCGCCAGCCAGGTCAAGAAGTGCATGGGCGTGTGCGCCGGGCGCGAGCCGGTGGAAGAGCACAATGCCCGGGTGCTGGAGGCGCTGGCCGGCATGCGGCTGCAGCCCTGGCCTTATGCCGGACCAATTGGCATTCTCGAAGGCGATAACCTGCATGTGGTGGACGGCTGGGCTTATCTCGGCACCGTCCATATCCATGATGACCCGCGCATTCTTACCCGGCGCGGCCAGCAGCCTTTCGATCGGGATGTGTATCAGTTACTCAACAAGAAACTTGGGGGTCTTGGCGACCGCGTGCGCCTGCTTGTTCCGTGA
- a CDS encoding PHB depolymerase family esterase: MLKSLTRLWLSGVKQAAKAQRSQQRKLLKSLLPKPPAKARRKPVKAAVTSLTPPKAPRKAAAPVPTAAGIRLPGKWMAFYYSSLADGGKLPARRMPYWLYIPANAPVGPLPLVVMLHGCEQSAEQFARGTRMNALAEQKGFAVAYPQQSLRGHPNRCWHWYERTTQDGGDDVRLIAGIIDKVCAAYPIDRGRVYAAGLSAGAGMANILALRHPDKIAAVGLHSGPVFGAGHSTTGAYGVMQLGASHLAEHAIRTLLEGAASFPVMPAILIQGREDRVVRRINQDQLEAQFRLINRLGADSAEPPVDKPARTSGRRQSHAYRIRDYRHGRRILLRVCDVAQLDHAWSGGDCSLKYNACAGPDASRMMWDFFSRHRR, translated from the coding sequence ATGCTGAAAAGCCTTACCCGCCTCTGGCTCTCCGGCGTCAAGCAGGCGGCCAAGGCGCAACGCAGCCAGCAGCGCAAGCTGCTCAAGAGCCTGCTGCCCAAGCCGCCTGCCAAGGCCAGGCGCAAGCCGGTAAAGGCGGCCGTCACCAGCCTGACGCCGCCCAAGGCACCGCGCAAGGCGGCGGCCCCGGTCCCAACCGCTGCCGGTATCCGCCTGCCGGGCAAATGGATGGCTTTCTACTATTCCTCGCTGGCTGACGGCGGCAAGTTGCCGGCCCGGCGCATGCCTTACTGGCTTTACATACCGGCCAATGCGCCGGTCGGGCCGCTGCCGCTGGTGGTAATGCTGCATGGCTGCGAACAATCGGCCGAGCAGTTTGCGCGCGGCACCCGGATGAACGCGCTGGCGGAGCAGAAGGGCTTTGCGGTGGCCTATCCCCAGCAGTCGCTGCGCGGCCATCCGAACCGCTGCTGGCACTGGTACGAACGCACCACCCAGGACGGCGGCGACGATGTGCGCCTGATTGCCGGCATCATCGACAAGGTCTGCGCCGCTTATCCGATCGACCGTGGCCGCGTCTACGCCGCCGGGCTGTCGGCCGGCGCCGGCATGGCCAACATCCTGGCGCTGCGCCACCCGGACAAGATCGCCGCGGTCGGCCTGCATTCCGGCCCGGTTTTCGGCGCGGGGCACAGCACGACCGGCGCCTACGGCGTAATGCAACTGGGCGCCTCGCATCTGGCCGAACATGCCATACGAACCCTGCTGGAAGGCGCGGCCAGCTTTCCGGTGATGCCGGCCATTCTGATCCAGGGCAGGGAAGACCGTGTCGTGCGGCGCATCAATCAGGACCAGCTCGAGGCGCAGTTCCGCCTGATCAACCGGCTCGGTGCGGACAGCGCCGAGCCGCCGGTGGACAAGCCGGCCCGCACCTCGGGACGGCGCCAGTCGCATGCCTATCGCATCCGCGACTACCGGCACGGACGCCGGATCCTGCTGCGGGTGTGCGACGTTGCCCAGCTCGACCATGCGTGGAGCGGCGGCGACTGTAGCCTGAAATACAATGCCTGCGCCGGCCCGGATGCGAGCCGCATGATGTGGGATTTTTTTTCGCGCCATCGTCGCTGA
- a CDS encoding glycine zipper 2TM domain-containing protein has product MTPRISLAALLLASAFSSLAISAHAQDYRYDNRYSQDYRTPPPAYVAQPAPAGPPPMVFQDNARVTRVTPRIEQVSMPQEECHMEVERVAPPPQTAQGQNIGGAIIGGLAGGLLGNQVGGGNGRTAATAIGAVGGALVGQNVAGNMNGSQLPPGPIERQVRRCNVVNRVVERSAGYDITYVYNGRTYNTVMPSDPGTSLRVNVSVSPAY; this is encoded by the coding sequence ATGACCCCGAGAATTTCCTTGGCTGCATTGCTGCTCGCCAGTGCCTTTTCCAGCCTCGCCATCTCTGCCCATGCGCAGGACTATCGCTACGACAACCGCTATAGCCAGGACTACCGCACGCCGCCGCCGGCCTATGTCGCCCAGCCGGCGCCGGCAGGTCCGCCGCCGATGGTGTTCCAGGACAATGCCCGCGTCACCCGGGTAACGCCGCGCATCGAGCAGGTCAGCATGCCGCAGGAAGAGTGCCATATGGAGGTGGAGCGGGTAGCGCCGCCGCCGCAGACTGCGCAGGGACAAAACATCGGTGGCGCCATCATCGGCGGCCTCGCAGGCGGTCTGCTGGGCAACCAGGTCGGCGGCGGCAATGGCCGGACGGCGGCAACGGCAATCGGCGCGGTCGGCGGCGCGCTGGTCGGCCAGAATGTGGCTGGCAACATGAACGGCAGCCAGTTGCCGCCCGGTCCGATCGAGCGCCAGGTACGGCGCTGCAATGTCGTCAACCGGGTGGTCGAACGCAGTGCCGGCTACGACATCACGTATGTCTACAACGGCCGCACTTACAACACCGTGATGCCGAGCGATCCCGGCACCAGCCTGCGGGTCAACGTGTCGGTCAGCCCGGCCTATTAA
- a CDS encoding aspartate aminotransferase family protein, which yields MPADLTTEHLWMPFTANRQFKNKPRMLVSASGMHYTSDDGRQILDGTAGLWCVNAGHGHPRITEAIRRQAGEMDFAPMFQMGHPGAFQSASALAAIAPEGLNRVFFCNDGSEAVDTALKIAVAWQRMRGDSLRTRLIGRERAYHGVGFGGIAVGGIAGNRKHFGPTLAGVDHLRHPLDIARNAFSRGLPDHGAEIADEFEQRLLALHDPSTVAALIVEPVQGSTGVILPPKGYLQKLRAICDKHGILLIFDEVITGFGRLGAPFAADYFGVVPDMITCAKGLTNAAVPMGAVIVRQDIHDDFMRAAPQDSIEFYHGYTYSGHPLASAAMLATMDVYRDEQIFERAAAMAPYFEEAAHSLRGLPWVKDIRNLGLICGIELEPVPGKPTARAFDVFLKCFWDKGVLIRTTGDIIALSPPLIIDRAQIDQLFGAIGDVLKAQSAIPQQMATPA from the coding sequence ATGCCCGCAGACCTGACTACCGAACACCTCTGGATGCCTTTCACCGCCAACCGGCAGTTCAAGAACAAGCCGCGCATGCTGGTGTCGGCGTCCGGCATGCATTACACCAGCGACGACGGCCGCCAGATCCTGGACGGCACCGCCGGCCTGTGGTGCGTCAATGCCGGCCATGGCCATCCCAGGATCACCGAAGCGATCCGGCGCCAGGCAGGCGAGATGGATTTCGCGCCGATGTTCCAGATGGGCCATCCGGGCGCCTTCCAATCGGCCAGCGCGCTGGCCGCGATCGCGCCGGAAGGCCTGAACCGGGTATTTTTCTGCAACGACGGCTCGGAAGCGGTCGACACCGCCCTGAAAATCGCCGTGGCCTGGCAGCGCATGCGCGGCGACTCGCTGCGCACCCGCCTGATCGGCCGCGAGCGCGCCTACCACGGCGTGGGCTTCGGCGGCATCGCGGTGGGCGGCATCGCCGGCAACCGCAAGCATTTCGGCCCGACCCTGGCCGGCGTGGACCATCTGCGCCATCCGCTGGACATCGCCCGCAATGCCTTCAGCCGCGGCCTGCCCGACCATGGCGCCGAGATCGCCGACGAATTCGAGCAGCGCCTGCTGGCCCTGCACGACCCGTCCACGGTGGCCGCGCTGATCGTGGAGCCGGTGCAGGGCTCGACCGGCGTGATCCTGCCGCCCAAGGGCTATCTGCAAAAGCTGCGCGCCATCTGCGACAAGCACGGCATCCTGCTGATCTTCGATGAAGTCATCACCGGCTTCGGCCGCCTGGGCGCGCCGTTCGCGGCCGATTATTTCGGCGTGGTGCCGGACATGATCACCTGCGCCAAGGGCCTGACCAATGCGGCCGTGCCGATGGGCGCGGTCATCGTGCGCCAGGATATCCACGACGACTTCATGCGCGCCGCGCCGCAGGACAGCATCGAGTTCTATCACGGCTATACCTACAGCGGCCATCCGCTGGCGTCGGCGGCGATGCTGGCCACCATGGATGTCTACCGCGACGAGCAGATCTTCGAGCGGGCCGCCGCGATGGCGCCGTATTTCGAGGAAGCGGCGCACAGCCTGCGCGGCCTGCCCTGGGTCAAGGACATCCGCAACCTCGGCCTGATCTGCGGCATCGAACTGGAACCGGTGCCCGGCAAGCCGACCGCGCGCGCCTTCGACGTGTTCCTGAAGTGCTTCTGGGACAAGGGCGTGCTGATCCGCACCACCGGCGACATCATCGCGCTGTCGCCGCCGCTGATCATCGACCGGGCCCAGATCGACCAGCTGTTCGGCGCCATCGGCGACGTGCTCAAGGCGCAGAGCGCAATACCGCAGCAGATGGCGACGCCGGCCTGA
- a CDS encoding IS701 family transposase has translation MTARRPCPPAPGPLEDYATHFDPLFHSLAQRHHFRTYLAGLLAPRDRPKTLTALAGAEPLVEAQTAPVQQLQFFLSESCWDADLITMRTLQLLGDDPLTASDADGVLVIDDTGDRKDGYATDHVARQYLGSVGKVDNGIVAVTTLWANEQRYYPLHVAPYTPESRLEDGKKDPAFRSKPQIALALVERALAAGIAFKAIVADCFYGDHRELVATLRQRRLPFVLSHRGTVGRGWAPADVAHSFDEAIEELHSRDWHKVTRHFRDGHVEQWWAAELTFLGYGPGKPVRAICATTDRSTLPEPSTWYLTTNLPLKAAPLAEVVRLYGLRHWVEQGYKQMKDQLGWADFMVRSDRAIRRHWVLVCCAFAFCWWQEAQQARLHNPDTSPVRKKKPSRPSANAMSLAPPAAFGTGMVDTAALAHALLACLLRQAPACRTGCFGEIPYWERRNQPSSPSLTNYR, from the coding sequence ATGACTGCCCGCCGTCCTTGCCCGCCAGCACCCGGTCCACTCGAAGATTACGCAACGCACTTCGATCCCTTGTTTCATTCGCTGGCGCAACGTCATCACTTTCGCACTTATCTTGCTGGTCTGCTGGCACCGCGCGACCGGCCCAAGACGCTCACGGCATTAGCCGGTGCCGAGCCGCTCGTCGAGGCGCAGACAGCGCCCGTACAGCAACTGCAGTTCTTCCTCTCCGAGTCCTGTTGGGATGCCGACCTCATCACGATGCGGACATTGCAGTTGCTGGGGGACGATCCGCTTACAGCAAGTGATGCTGATGGGGTTCTTGTCATTGATGACACTGGCGACCGTAAGGATGGCTATGCCACCGACCATGTAGCACGTCAGTACCTGGGTTCGGTTGGCAAGGTCGATAACGGCATCGTCGCGGTCACGACCTTATGGGCCAATGAGCAGCGGTATTATCCTCTGCATGTCGCCCCGTACACCCCGGAAAGCCGACTGGAAGACGGCAAGAAAGATCCTGCCTTCCGTAGCAAGCCACAAATTGCCCTGGCTTTGGTGGAGCGGGCATTGGCTGCTGGCATTGCCTTCAAGGCCATTGTGGCCGACTGCTTTTACGGCGACCATCGCGAACTCGTGGCAACGTTGCGGCAACGCCGCCTGCCCTTTGTGCTGTCACACCGCGGCACAGTAGGACGTGGTTGGGCACCTGCCGATGTTGCCCACTCCTTCGACGAAGCGATCGAGGAACTGCATTCACGCGACTGGCACAAGGTGACGCGCCACTTCCGGGACGGCCATGTCGAACAATGGTGGGCTGCGGAACTGACCTTCCTGGGGTATGGCCCTGGCAAGCCGGTGCGCGCCATTTGCGCCACTACCGACCGCAGCACGTTACCGGAGCCGTCGACCTGGTACCTGACGACCAACCTGCCGCTCAAGGCGGCTCCTTTGGCAGAAGTGGTGCGGTTGTACGGCCTGCGGCACTGGGTTGAGCAAGGCTACAAGCAAATGAAGGATCAGCTTGGCTGGGCAGACTTCATGGTGCGCAGTGACCGGGCGATTCGCCGCCACTGGGTGCTAGTGTGCTGTGCCTTTGCTTTTTGCTGGTGGCAGGAAGCGCAGCAAGCGCGACTGCACAATCCGGACACTTCCCCGGTGCGGAAAAAAAAGCCAAGCCGTCCGTCTGCCAATGCGATGTCGCTGGCCCCGCCTGCTGCGTTCGGTACGGGCATGGTTGACACCGCTGCACTGGCTCACGCGCTGCTGGCATGCCTGCTTCGCCAAGCCCCCGCCTGCCGAACTGGCTGCTTTGGTGAAATTCCTTATTGGGAACGACGGAATCAACCTTCATCTCCGTCTTTAACAAACTACCGTTAA
- a CDS encoding ChaN family lipoprotein gives MFAAMPILTPSGLSARRLLLGSLLAACLMIQAGCGAIQAASSGDAGQPWKVSDRRHVPFSELAGQARAADIVLLGETHDNPAHHATQRRLLESLADRKPALVMEQFDLEQQASLDTILRSGGTRQEKLQALKTLMKPGWEWPGYEGLLATALERGLPVLAANISREALREVSRNGVAALGDGASAQLGLDTGWSAAQQASLRQDVVAAHCGMLPEAAVGAMVNAQRVRDAIMADRLLSAPGSAVAILGRGHVRQDLAVPVYLRQRAPQKKVLSVALAEGELDPEAPQPYDYVIPAKAVSRAEDPCAELAAQKPGPAAR, from the coding sequence ATGTTCGCCGCCATGCCCATCCTCACGCCTTCCGGTCTTTCTGCGCGACGCCTGCTGCTCGGCAGTCTGCTTGCCGCTTGCCTGATGATCCAGGCCGGCTGCGGCGCCATCCAGGCCGCGAGCAGCGGCGACGCCGGGCAACCGTGGAAGGTCAGCGACCGGCGCCATGTTCCATTCAGCGAGCTGGCGGGCCAGGCGCGCGCGGCCGATATCGTGCTGCTGGGCGAGACCCATGACAATCCGGCCCACCATGCCACGCAGCGGCGCCTGCTTGAATCCCTGGCCGACAGAAAGCCTGCGCTGGTGATGGAGCAGTTCGACCTCGAGCAGCAGGCCAGCCTGGATACGATCCTGCGCTCCGGCGGCACCCGGCAGGAAAAGCTGCAGGCGTTGAAAACATTAATGAAGCCGGGCTGGGAGTGGCCTGGTTACGAGGGCCTGCTGGCCACGGCGCTGGAACGCGGCCTGCCGGTGCTGGCGGCCAATATCTCGCGGGAAGCGCTGCGCGAGGTCAGCCGCAACGGCGTCGCCGCGCTGGGCGATGGCGCCTCGGCCCAGCTCGGGCTCGATACCGGCTGGAGCGCCGCGCAGCAGGCCAGCCTGCGCCAGGATGTCGTGGCTGCGCATTGCGGCATGCTGCCCGAGGCGGCCGTGGGCGCCATGGTCAATGCCCAGCGAGTGCGGGACGCCATCATGGCCGACCGCCTGCTGTCGGCGCCGGGCAGCGCGGTCGCGATTCTGGGCCGCGGCCACGTCAGGCAGGACCTGGCGGTGCCGGTCTACCTCAGGCAGCGCGCGCCGCAGAAAAAGGTGCTGTCGGTGGCGCTGGCCGAAGGCGAGCTGGACCCGGAGGCGCCACAGCCATATGACTATGTGATTCCGGCAAAGGCCGTCAGCCGCGCCGAGGATCCCTGCGCCGAACTGGCGGCGCAGAAGCCGGGGCCGGCGGCACGCTGA
- a CDS encoding cytochrome c family protein: MALTLQASPALATGDPEKGRALFARCASCHQVGPSARNGFGPQLNGVIGRRAGSVEGYAYSPAMKNATLVWSEKNLKTFLKSPGDTVPGNKMRFWGISSDNQIADLLAYLRQYP, from the coding sequence CTGGCCCTGACGCTGCAGGCGTCCCCTGCCCTTGCCACAGGCGATCCCGAGAAAGGCCGCGCGCTCTTTGCGCGGTGCGCTTCCTGTCACCAGGTCGGCCCGTCCGCCCGCAACGGCTTTGGCCCGCAACTCAATGGCGTCATCGGCCGGCGCGCGGGCAGCGTTGAGGGCTATGCCTATTCGCCGGCGATGAAGAATGCCACCCTGGTGTGGTCCGAAAAGAACCTGAAGACATTCCTGAAGTCGCCCGGCGACACGGTGCCAGGCAACAAGATGCGCTTCTGGGGTATCAGCAGCGACAACCAGATTGCCGACTTGCTGGCCTATCTGCGCCAGTATCCCTAG